One window from the genome of Megalobrama amblycephala isolate DHTTF-2021 linkage group LG4, ASM1881202v1, whole genome shotgun sequence encodes:
- the LOC125267470 gene encoding uncharacterized protein LOC125267470: MATRKYVRRSIQEKKRLLEKYDQLPPMSHSAAARLLNVSGSLLSFWLRKRNMKTAKSKLPRTVFPSRKTPRVEAALWKWVDTCLENGITVNDLVIRKKATQVAKEMGLHNFRASTEWLTRFKTREGVIRQMFDRKDAPEEPKSCNTAAERVREHKKDLTTKPTHRIEAALWRWIDYSRENGIHVNESMIRSKAARLARTVGHRNFRANTDWFTRFKTREGVIRAMFQNRPEELTYENKAVVPRMDFTSTKILQIEGALWRWIDRSRENGITVNELMIRSEATRLARIMGFRNFRASRDWFSRFKIRERVVRGMLLVDQPSENTPSDQTDDESASEHERVMQASMSQSNYESQALADLDVPKLDPAVVTAELNGDLHSVTVPSLWQMKEAMKTLATGLLYRGFCDFKLLHQFEKEVETVVRRSLTMGS, translated from the coding sequence ATGGCCACAAGGAAATATGTCCGTAGATCAATTCAGGAAAAAAAGCGTCTATTGGAGAAATATGATCAACTTCCTCCAATGTCCCATAGCGCTGCTGCGCGTCTGCTAAACGTCTCAGGATCTCTGCTTTCTTTCTGGCTCCGGAAAAGGAATATGAAAACTGCCAAGTCTAAACTTCCCAGGACTGTCTTTCCATCTCGCAAGACGCCTCGCGTTGAAGCTGCACTGTGGAAGTGGGTCGATACTTGTCTCGAGAACGGTATTACAGTCAATGATTTGGTAATTCGTAAAAAAGCGACTCAAGTGGCTAAAGAAATGGGTCTCCACAATTTCAGGGCGAGCACAGAGTGGTTGACACGCTTCAAAACCCGGGAGGGAGTAATACGACAGATGTTTGACCGAAAAGACGCGCCAGAAGAGCCCAAATCTTGTAATACAGCGGCGGAGCGGGTTAGAGAGCATAAGAAAGACCTCACAACCAAACCGACGCACCGAATCGAAGCTGCGCTGTGGCGGTGGATCGATTATTCCCGAGAGAACGGTATTCACGTAAATGAATCAATGATTCGTTCAAAGGCGGCTCGGTTGGCCAGGACGGTGGGTCACCGTAACTTCAGGGCGAACACAGACTGGTTCACGCGCTTTAAAACCCGAGAGGGAGTAATACGAGCGATGTTCCAGAATCGACCAGAAGAGCTCACATATGAAAATAAGGCGGTGGTGCCAAGGATGGATTTTACATCTACAAAGATCCTACAAATTGAAGGCGCGCTTTGGAGATGGATCGATCGCTCTCGTGAGAACGGCATTACAGTAAACGAGTTAATGATTCGTTCAGAAGCGACTCGGTTGGCTAGGATAATGGGTTTCCGTAACTTCCGGGCAAGCAGAGACTGGTTCAGCCGCTTTAAAATCCGGGAGAGAGTCGTACGCGGGATGTTGCTGGTCGACCAGCCTTCAGAAAACACACCAAGTGACCAAACTGATGACGAAAGCGCGTCCGAACACGAGCGTGTAATGCAAGCCAGCATGAGCCAATCTAACTATGAAAGCCAAGCACTAGCGGATCTGGACGTCCCAAAACTCGATCCAGCAGTGGTCACAGCTGAGCTCAATGGCGATTTACACTCTGTCACTGTACCCTCACTGTGGCAAATGAAGGAGGCTATGAAAACACTGGCGACCGGCTTACTGTACAGAGGATTCTGCGACTTTAAACTGCTTCATCAATTTGAAAAAGAGGTTGAAACTGTTGTGAGAAGATCTTTGACCATGGGATCATAA